In the genome of Impatiens glandulifera chromosome 6, dImpGla2.1, whole genome shotgun sequence, the window AAGAACAAGTGAAAGAGGAAACATCACTTCCACCAGGGTTCCGATTCCATCCAATGGATGAAGAGTTGATTGATTACTACTTGGTGAATAAGATCTTGGATGCTAACTTTACAACAAGGGCCATTACGGATGTTGATCTCAATAAATTTGAGCCATGGGATCTTCCAGGTATATATACTAGTTGATTGATCTTATCCTTACAAAATTATCATTTCCAACAAAAACAAATGTTCATGAATAGGTAAAGCAAAGATGGGGAAGAAAGAATGGTATTTCTTTAATCAAAGAGATCGAAAATACCCAACCGGAGTAAGGACTAATCGAGCCACAAACACCGGATACTGGAAGACTACAGGGAAAGA includes:
- the LOC124943017 gene encoding protein CUP-SHAPED COTYLEDON 1-like produces the protein MAEEQVKEETSLPPGFRFHPMDEELIDYYLVNKILDANFTTRAITDVDLNKFEPWDLPGKAKMGKKEWYFFNQRDRKYPTGVRTNRATNTGYWKTTGKDKEIFNSNTSQHIGMKKTLVFYKGRAPRGEKMSWVMHEYRLYSRSTTFKINKVRYILCQSFIF